GCGGTGTATGCCTGCCATTGCCGCCATTGCCAGACCTGGAGCGGCAGCGCGTTTGCGCTGCATGCGCTGTTGCCGGCGGATGCGCTGCAGATTGAAGGTTCGCTGACAGAATATGGCTATGACGTTGATGGGCAGCGTTCGGAGCATTGGTTGTGCGGGGTGTGCCATACGCGGATCTGCAACACCACGACGGCCGCGCCAGGGCTGGTTGTGCTGCGGGTCGGGACGCTGGATGCGAGCCCGTCCGTGCAGCCTGTCGCGCATATTTGGGTGCGGCACAAGCAGCCTTGGGTGACGTTGACGGAGGGTGTTCCGACCTGGCCGCAAAGCCCTACGCCCCAGGCGTTTGCGCAGGCGTTGAGCGTTCCCCTGTAGACATGACTCACACAAACCCTGTGGCGAGGGAGCCCCCGCAGCCTGCGTCGAGGCTGCGCTGTCGCGCAGCAAACTGGTTCATCGTAAAGTTGGAGAACGCGAGCGTGGCAAAGGCCGTAACCAGCACTGGTGTTTGCGCACCCGAGAGGGAGAGTGGCCTGCACGGTATCGGCGTGGTTGAAAGCATGGCGCAAGCCATGACCTCGTATAAGAGAGTGAATCCGCTCGCCACCGTGTACCCCGCCCGCGTCGTTCAATCCTGCGAGGAATTGCCATGGCGCGCAAGAACCAAAAGCGTTTTGAGATCGTTCATCCTGATTGTGCTGGTATTGATGTGGGTGGCGGTGAGCACTGGGTTGCGGTTGACCCAGAGAAATGTAAGGACCCCGTTCGTAAATTTTCAACCTTCACCGATGACTTGATTGCTTTGGCCGATTGGCTTGAGTCAATGGACGTCAACGTCGTAGCCATGGAAGCGACGGGCGTCTACTGGATTCCCCTTTTCGAAGTGCTGGACGCTCGCGGGTTCGAGGTTTACCTCGTCAACTCACGTGCTACTCGCCAGACCTCTGGTCGAAAATCCGATGTCCTTGATTGTCAGTGGATTCGGCAACTGATGACGTACGGATTGCTCAGTGGTGCTTTCGTGCCTTGAACAAAATAATGGGCGTGGATTTAACAGCAATCCCTACCATTGGAATCGACACAGCTCTGGTATTAGCCAGCGAACTGGGGCCGGATTTATCCAAGTTTCCCAGTTCTCAGCACTTTTGTTCTTGGCTGGGTTTGGCGCCACCGACACGGATATCCGGTGGAAAACCCCTTCCAGGTAAAGCGCCGAAAGTCATCAATCGAGCCGCCCAGGCCCTGAAACAAGCCGCCTCCAACGCGCGCCAGGACAAGAGTTTTATCGGCGCCAGCCATCGCGCCAGACTGACGAGAATGGACACCTGCTGCGCGATCAAAGCCACAGCCCATCAATTAGCACGGCTGATTTACGCCATGCTGACCAAAGGCCAACCGTATGTGGAAAAGGGACTTGAAGCCTTTGAGGAGAAAAGTCGTGACCGCCAACTACGCGCCTTGGAACGAAAGGCACGTAAGCTGGGGATGCAGGTAGTTAAAGTCGCTTGATTTTTTATAGCGAAAACAGCGAGTTATATTTTGTTTGATAAGAGCTTGCTCCCGTTGGGTTGCGCAGCAGCCCCAATGAATTCACCGCGGTTCTTCAGGAAGGCCTCATTGGCAGGTTCTGGGGCCGCTTCGCAGCCCAGCGGGAGCAAGCTCCCTCGCCACATAAGCTCCCTCGCCACACAAGCGCTCTCAGCTCAGGTAAGTCGTCATTCGCTGTTAGTGCAGTGAACTATCCAGCCACACCACCGCTTTGCCAATCTGCTGCCTTGCCTCTATCCGCGCGTGCACCTCGTGCACTTCCTCCAGGGTGTAGTGCCCTTCTATATCCACTGTTAGTGCCCCTTCGAGCATCGCCGCGAACACCGCATTGGCACGCCGCTGCACGGTCGGGCCGTCGGCCATGTGGTCATTGAGTCACACCACATCCACGCCCTGCCCTGCCCCTGGGTTGCCTCCAATACCCGCTCGGCAAACCCGACGTACTGCCATGCGTAATCGGCGCCGCGCTGGAGGGCAATCGCAGATTTTTCGGCGCTGCTGCCGGTGGTAAACACCGTGGCGCCGAGTCGATGAGCCATCTGCACCAGCAACTGGCCGATGCTGCCGGACGCGGCGTGGATCAGGCAGCTATTGCCCGCCTGCAACCGCCCCACGTCCTCGATCAGGTAGTGCGCCGTGCAACCCTGGAACATCGCCGCTGCCGCCTGACCGAAGCCAATCGCGTTGGGAAGGTGTGCGACTCGCGCGGCGGGTACGCTGGCGTATTCAGCAAATGCGCCCCAGGCAATGCACCAGGCCACGCGATCACCCGGCGCCAGATGGTTCACGCCCTCGCCCACTTCCATCACTACACCGGCGCCGTCCATGCCCAGGGTGCACGGCAGCCGTACCGGATAGGTCACAGACTTCGCGTATTTGCCCTGGCGGGTGTGCACATCCATGAAATTGATCCCGGCGCAGGCAACCTTGACCAGTACATGGCCGGCAGTCACTTGGGGTTTGGGCACATCAAGTCGCAGTTGAACGACCTCCGGGCCGCCGTAGGTTTCAAGGGTGAGGGCTTTCATCACGGGACAACTCCGTTTGCAGTGGGAATGCGCCATGGTAAAAGCCGCTATTCTGTACGAGAATTCCCCTATACCTCCCACCCTCCGTGCGGAAATAACCCGATGTTCGACTGGCAGGACCTGTATTTCTTCACCGTGTTGGCGCGCACCCAGTCGCTGTCGGCGGCCGCCCGCGAGCTGCAGGTGGAACACGCCAGCCCTGCGCACCGTGCGTCCCGATGAGGAAGCGCTGGTACGCAGAAAGGTCGGCGCCGTGCGTTTCGGACTCTATGCCACGCCCGAGCTCAAACAACAGCCCGCTGAACAGTGGACATTCATTGCCTATGACGCGACCCGCGACCACCTGCCCCAACAGGCGTGGATGCATCAGGTGCGCGGCAACCGCACGATTGCCTTTGCCGCCAGCGACCTGATAACCCAGCAAATGGCCGCCCGGTCCCAGGTGGGTGCAGTGGTGTTGCCCATGCTGGTGGGTGATCACGACGCGGCATTGGTGCGGCTGCCAACAACTACCGAAGGCCCGGTTCGCGATATCTGGCTGACGGTGTATCCGGATATGCGCCGCTCGCCTTCGGTGAAGGTGGTGATGGAGTTTTTGGTGAGTTGTATTGAAAGCGAGCCGCGTATGGCTAGGGCCTGAACGAGCCAAAGCAAACGCGCCCACCGCATCGGTATTTAACGCAAGTGTTTGAACAATCGTGCCTAACTCGTAATAGCGCATCCATAGAGAGACAGCGACAAAAGCAAAGGCGCTTATCAACGCCTTCTCGACAATCTCCTGGCCGGATAGAACGTTTTCAATGTGGCTTTGTTAAATGCCGAATAAGTGTTTCCCAACCCAACTTTGCGCAAGAGCTGACCGTATAATCCCGGCGTGGGCACCCCAATGAAATTAGCATTCGAACGCGTCATTGGTTTTGTTACAGATGAGGAGGTCACCTGAAAGCCCTGAATTCCCTCAGCGGCTCGAACCGGGCGCTGCAGCGCATTGGCAACTGCCTGAGCAGCGCCGCTATCAGCTGCATAGCAAGCGACTAAAATCAGCGGCTGGTCAGGGGGATAGGCTACCACCAACGGCGCGATCTCATGATTTGCAATGAGAGTAGCGGAATATTGCCTCCCGTTTCCATAGGAGGCTAGTGTGCCATCGGGCAAACCGTGTGTGACGTATACAAGTTGCCCGCGCCCATGGAGGTTATCAAAAAAACTTACGTAGGGTTCTATCAGTCCTTCAGGGTGTTTCATGAGCACGCTCACACCGTTATCCAAAGTTTCCTGCGCGACATCAGACAAACCACCACCGGACACACGAATACCGCCGGGGTATAGTTGTAGCTTTTGCGCCCACCCACCAATAAGCTTTCCGACTCTTGCAGCGGCCTTCATCGCTCCAGGAACTACAGCGACAACAGACGCAGCTACCCCAGTGCCCATGGAGACAAAACCGAGAATTTTTGCTGCCTGTTTATTGTCCGTCGCTTCCAGAATAGGCACCGCCAACCCGGCCGCCATCGAGACCGCCGTGAGTGCCACCGCCGTCACCGTAAAGGCAGAGAGTGATGCCGCTCCCGCAACAACTGCGCCTACCGTGGCAGATGTGATTGTTCCGCTCATCATTGACGCCATCAACGGCGCTACCACGGGTGTCAGCGAGCCAGCCGAGAGTGCAATGGCGACTGCCCCGAACACCAGCCCCACCCCTGCTCCGATCCAGCTCCACAGACTGTGCCCATCCGGGTCTACCCGGTTCACCGGGTCACCACCGCAATACGCATAACGATTCAGCCCGCCTGCGCCCAACGGGCTTTCACTGTCCGGTGCAAGGAATAGCATGAGCACCGGGTCGTAAGGCCGGTAACTGCCAGGCATATAGAGATCACTCTCAAGCTCACGCAGTTGCCCGGCATAACCCATTCGGCTTTGTGCAACGCCATCGTCACTGCCGTGAGCGGTGTAACTGACCAACCGAGTCTCGTGGTCAGACTCCACGCGAACCGAGCCTTGGCCATCACTGCCGGTCAGGCGCACGCTACGTATGGACTGGCTCAATCGACTTTCGGCGAATACGGCGCTGGCAGAACGCACCAACGTCAATAAAGAGCCATCCGCGCTACGCTCGTTGATGACTTGGTCGCCGTTGTAAAAGCGAAGTGTGATACCCGCAGCGGTTTGCTCCTCCCCAACGCGTCCCATCGGGTCATAGCGGTAATCGTTGCTCGCGCCCTTCCCTGTAACGCGGCGTACAAGCCCGTCGGTGCTCCATTCCAACTGACGATATGGCACATCGTTACGCCGCTCCTCAAGCAACCTGCCAGCCGCGTCCCAGACCAGAGCAATGTCGACGTCCTGCACACCGCGATGGGTGATCGCGACCGGACGATCCGGTGCCATGGTGTCATAGCGGTACGTCATGAGAGTGCGGGTAGCATCGGCGAAGAGCGTCTCGACTTTTTCGTAGCCATCCAGCGCATTCAACGTAAACAGCTGCTGGCTGATGCGTTTACCGGTGCGAGCGTCCTGCGGCGCCTTTGGGCCGCTGGCGTCGATTTGAATCAGGCGGCCACGGGCATCGTACGCGTAGTGCTCTTCGCTTTGCAGGGCGCCGGCCAGCTCCCAACGACGACGGGTGACCTTGTCGCGGCCATTGAAGGCCAAGGTTTGCACGACTCTCTGGCGGGGCCCATTACCGGTGTTATCCCAGGTACGGCTCCGCTCGCGGCCGAAGGCATCATAGGTCAGCGCCTGGGTCAGGGTGCTGCCTTTAGCTGTATCGGTTGTGGTGATGGAATCGACCCGGCCAAAGGCGTCATAGTTAGGTTTTACAGTGATAGTCCCTGACACCTGCTGGGCAACTCGCCCGACGCTGTCATATTCGACCTGGTGCACCGTTCCACCCACATCGGTGAAACTCAGAGGGCGCCGCAGCAATGTCTCGCTGGATGTGCTGGTAAAAGTGTCGTTGCCCACTGTCCAGTGCTCCCTGAGCACGCGCCCCGCAGCGGAGTATTCGATATTGAGCCGGCCCAACTCACCACCGATTTCAGTCAGGTAACCATTCGGCGCGCTATAGCTGTAGGTGCTGGCGACTTCGTTTTGCGGGCTGACACTCAGCCGGGCGTCATCGAGCGCACGCTCATAGGTCATCTTGGTCATGTGACCATTGGCCTGGACCAGAGAATCGGGAGGAAGCTGGCCTTTAAGATAATTCAACCGGTCGATCTTGCCCCCTGACTTCAGCGTGACGGGCCGCCCCAGCCCATCGTAGGTGACCTCGGCCAGCACTTGCTCTGTACCGCCGCTGGCGGTGAGCGTCACTTTCGCCGGCTGCTCGCCATCGCTCTGGGCTGCATAACTCCAACGCACAACGCTGCCGTCTTCTCGCGTGACGGCCGTGGTACGGCCAAACACGTCGCGCTCGGTGCGGGTATGGGTCGTCTGTCCATCGGCAACCACCGTATGGGTGACAGGTCGGTTCAGACCGTCAAATGTCCAGCTTTCCACACGTACCACCGCACCCGGTTTACCGTCGACACCACGCGGCTCACGCAGGGTGACTTTTTCGACTTCGCCGGCCTCGTTGTGCAGTATTTCGGTTTCTGCGCCGAATTCGCCGGTGCGGCTCTGCTTCCAATGACGGCTGATCAACCTGATCGGGTCATAGTCGGTATGACCACTGGTGCCGTCGGGTTGATGCTGAACGCGAATCTCGCCCCAACTGCCCGACTCACGGCGGGTGGTCAGCCGGATGGGCTCGGTTTCGCCCGGCAGCCAGTCGTGCACGGTTTCTTGCGTCAATTCACCTTCGTGGTCATAAACGCCCGACCACATTTCGCGAAACGCTTGGCCGGTGATATCTGCGTCCTGGCGCTCCTCACGCACCGGACGCCCGTCGCCGTCAAGGTAGCGGCGCAGTTTCTGTCCGGTGATGTCGGTTTCCTCTACCACCACGGCGCGTTGATGTTTACTGTCGGCAAGGGTGTAACGGTAAGACTGGGTAACCGCATAGGGGGTACCCACCGATGCTTCGCGCGTCAGGATGCGGCCTAACGCGTCATAGGTATAAACGGTCTCCAGGCCATTTTCATTGCACTCACTTAATGTCAGGCCGCTGAGTGCGTTACGCAGCGTCTGCGTGGGAGTCGACAAGCCGTCATGCCCGGTATGAATCACGGTTTCACGGATGCCTTCGGTTTCGATACTGCGCTGAAAATCAGTGGTGGTAGCAAAACCGTTGAGGGTATTGATGCTTTGCACCGGCTGGCCGAAAAACGCGCTGTTGATGTCGGTGTCCCAACTCTGCGCCGTGGTGCCAATCAGCTCAGGCGATGGTCCGCCCACGGACAATGCGGTTTCCTTGATCGACACCAACACCTGCACATCGTCGGCTTTGCGGCTGGGCAGGCGTTCATAGACGCGGCATGTTTCCAAGGTAGGCGCACCACCTGCGGGCGTAGCCGGGACAAGGGTTTGGCTCTTCAGCCAGCGTACAAAAGGACTACCGTCGTCCGGGCAGCCATCCCCCCCGCCCAGCGGGTAGTAAACGGATCGCTCCACACGCCCGTCGGAGTAGCGCTTTTCCAGCACATTGCCATAGTCGTCGTAATCGGTTTCTTCACGGAACTCCCTGGGCGGCTGCTCACCGTCGTCGAACCGCGTAACGGTCGCTACCGGTAACTGGCACCAGGCAGGCTGGCTGCTCCATCCTAAGTTGGGGTCGTCGCCGTACGTGGTTTCCTTGGTGGTGGTCCTTGCTTGCGCCACCGCAACGCCATGTTCCACTTGAGTGCTGAAACGGGTGATCACTTCTCGGGTTTGCAGGTGGAAGCGATTCCAGGTGCGTTGGGCGGTGGCAATTGTTTCGCCCTTTATGTTCTGCACCGTTTCGACGGCGCTATAGCTGTAGCGCTCCCGGCGGTAGAGGTTATCGGTAACGTCCTGCCAACCGCCCGGTACGGGGGAATCGCCACCGAGAAAGTTGGCCGAGCCGAGGTAGGTGTAGTTGCGGTAAATTTCCGGCTGCCCGGCGCCGGGCACATGGCGCAGGCTGCGGATTCTCGGCAGCGTCGCCAACGGCGCACCCGGCGGCAGGAGATGCCCTTGCTTGCCCGTGTCGTATTGCACACGGTCCTCACTGCCCAATGGTCCGAGCACCTCATTGGGAAATAACAGGCCACTGTCCCGGTCGGGCTGGTAACGAAAGGTCCAGCGGCTCTCGCCATCCGGCAAGATCAGGTGAGTCAGTTGCCCATTCAACACCTGCAAAATAATCCTCGACTCGCTGGTGGTCCCTGGGTGCATGACAAACACCACACCCTCACGGTCCATAACAACCCGTAGCAGCGGGTGCAAAGGCCCACGCTCATCCCACACACTGTCCAGCCGGAACTGATTACCGCCCGCCGGCTCCCACTTGAAAAACGCCAGTCTCCCTTGGGGTGAGCGCATCTCTACCACCATCGCCAGGCCGCTGCTCTCCTGAACCTCCAACCATTCGGTATCACCGCTTTTATGCTCGACGCGGAACACCCGCCCGCTCGCACCGATCTGCCGCACCACAAAACTGCGCAACTTCTGGTCGTGAAACGCCATCAAGCCGTTGGGACGAAAGTCGGAATTACGCCGATCAAGGCTGAACTGCTCGCCGGTAATCAAGGAGAGCTGGTTGTTATTCAGGTCAAGCAGTGAACAGCCCAACTGCCAGCCGAGCCCGAAGCCACGATTGGTATGAGAGGCCAGCGGGCTGAAGTGCAATGTCGGACTGATAAAAGGCCCGGCCAAAGCGTTGGCTTGCAGCGCAGGAAGTTTCGCGACCAGGGTAAACTGGCCAGTGCGTACGTCGACGCCAGTGTTGACGAAACTGAGAAAGTTGCCGGCCTGGGAATAAAGACCACCATTGGCGATGCGCTTAAGTGTTTCGGAGACCGTGTTATTCATGTCAACTCCCGCACTGCAAAGCCGGTGAAATAATTAAAATACATACTGGCATCTCCGCCTAAATTAGTTAAATCAAGACGCACTCCACACGCACGACACCTGCCCTGCTAACTGTTTTCCACCTTTGGTATCAGCATCAGCCGCATATATCCCAGGCGCAATTTCTATTAGATTTGGCACATTAAATGCGGCGTCCACCCTCAAAAGAGGCGAGGTCGAACCATAGACAGGATCAATGATCAAATACAGTGCCCAAGGTTCTTTCCTGGTGCAATCGGGATCATCGGTAATCAGTATCATCATTCCATCCGTGGGGTTTTCCAATTTAAAATAATAGGCATCGTCATTAACACAACCTCGCATTTTTTTTAGTTTGTGATCGCCAGGAGTTAACGCAAAACTACAGTTAAAACTGGTTTCTCCCTGGCGGTTATAAAGATACATTAACGGCACCACACTCGGATCACTTCGTTTCTCAGAAGCTTGCACAACGCACATAGCTTCAAGACCCGCCAGCATCACCAATAATATCTTCAGAAGTTTCATCTGCGCATCCTCTAAGATCGGCGTTGATAGTCATTTGGATGCTGCTCCTTACATTGGCCGTCCGTCACCTGTGAGAAATGACAGTACCGACGAACGGCTCATTCCCAACATGGTCACCCACTCGAGCGTGTGATAGCCGTCTGTCGGAACTGTTATTTCTAACAGGTTCGAAAAACCGGCGTCACGAGTACAACGAGCATACCTGGTGTCATCACGTAACCAACGTGGGAACCTTGCATGAGATTATCGATATGAAAACGCATGACAACTCAGTCAACAACGCTGTCAGCCTCAGTTATTTACTGATAGAGACCGAAGCTTTTCAATTCCAACAAAACGCACAAGCTCGATTGTTTTCCAACGGGGTTCAAACATGCGTAGTGTTGATTACCCTGCAAGCACGCAACAGTAACGGTGAAGTTGTAGCCATTCCCAATGACTTGAATGTGAACGCTGTCCCTTATACATCGGCTACCGGCAACTGGGTCAGCACGATGACGCCGGCGCCGAACGGAATTCTTGCGTTTCCCGAGCACATAATTCCGCGGGCCGAAGCGGCACACTCAACCCCACTGTCAGGCGCAAACCCCGAAAACCTTCAAACATTCCGGCGTTATATCAGCTATACCGGCATTCCTGACGGAACGACCATTCAATTCGCGGCACAAGTCAAACTAGGTAATACAACCTATATCAGTAACCAGCGTGATGTTCCCTACGGCGGAGAGGGACTAAATGGCAGATTCAACAGTAGCTTCATCTTGCGGTCAGTGCAGCCGCCCCACTATGCGACTTACAACGGAGGCCTGATAATCAGCGGCCCCGTAGAAGTGTTCAGCGGTCAGATTGGGGGCTACACCACTAAGGTACGGAATTCTTACGCCAGCTTGCGTTACCCCGGAACTTCGACCGCCATCAACATTCATTCAGGTTCAACGAGCGCCGCCGATTCGTCCCTGCACGACAACAAGGCGACTGCGTTTGGTGACGCAGGCAGTACGGTGGCTAAGAAGAATATTCCCACCACTAATCGTCTGGGGCAGGCACTGAACCAAGCACTGTCAACTATTCGCGATCCGCGAGCTGGCTCCATTGCAGTGGCCGTAGGGATGTTTTCACAGTTCAACGAGTTATTTCCAGCTCGGCAAACCAGCCATTACGGCGGCGCCACCGATGTGTACGGCAACCCCATCAGATTGGCCGTCACGCTAACCTCCATCCAGCCCAACCGCGACCCATGGAATTATCAATTGAGCATTGAATGGGCGGGCAATCAGAGCTAACACGCACCAACCCTTCGCAGCTTTTACCAAGGAGTTCTTATGAGTACTCATGCATCCAAACCTCCGCTTGATAGCTGGTTGATCGAGCTGGCCCCCTTCATCACCTCTCCAACCAATCGGGTTTATCCAAATGGACGCCAGCAGATAGAAGTGACCGTGCTGGTTGAATCTCGATCCATCCATCCCTTGAAGCCGGAAGAGCGCGCCAGCGTCCGGCTGATGGTGCGTGACCGCCTTGGCAGGTTGTCACCGCTACCTCAGGGCCACGAGGCGAGTTTGCCGTGGTTTTTCAGCCATACACGCAATGCTTACCTTGAATATCCAGGCACTCAAAAGCGCGAACAGGCAGCTTCGCCTTCTGAGGTGTACACCCCAAGCTTTTATGTCTCGGCGGGCAAGCTCGAGCCGGGCCAAAGCCTTGAAACGCTGTACGTGGGCATTACACGGTATACGGATGAAGGGCAGTACGAGTATGTCACCGACGGTACTACGACCGGTTTCAACGGCTATGTCGAAGTACGCACCGCTGAAATCCCGACTTTTCACGTGCCTGGCAACTACACCTTCGAACGCACCTTGACGGCGGGCAATGATGCATCGGACATATTCACCTGGCAGTACGCGCTGGCGGGGGCCAATGTGCAGCAACCCGTGGTGCGGTTCGTGTCCGGCCACATGGTGCCAGCAGGCATGATCCAGTGGAGCGACAGGAATCCGTCCGTAACTCAGGCCTCCAACGTCGGCTATGCGCCTCCGGGTGAGTCCACGCTCCACTACAATCCTGCGATTAAGCTGGGCACGGTTTTCAAACCGGTACCCCAAGCGAAAAACGCCAAACCGGGTCACCTGACGATTGTGCTGCAGGGCTCCAACAACATCCCCTACGACAGTCAGAGCGCAATCAATCACAACGGGCCCTGTGAGGTGAAGGCGATTGATGTATATGGCAACGAACACCAACTCGAGATCCGCTTTAACAACGCTTCACCTCAGGGCCGCCTTGAATTGGTGCTGGGTTGACGCTCTGCTGACGGGGAAGCACTGAGTCAACGTTGACGCTCAGCGCTTCTCCCGATGTTGAAAGGCCGCGAACGGCACACCCGATTAAGCCCTAAGCTAAGACCGAAAAATTATTTATCGAATAGTTTTTAGAACAATAAGCTGACCTTAATTCATTGAGAGTCGAGCACGCCATGCCCCTGTTTCCGCTCCATCGCCTTTTCATCGTAGGCCTCGCCACACTGGGCCTCTGCACGACCCTGAACACTCAAGCCCAGGAAACCGTACGCATCGGCTACCAGAAATCCTCGACCCTGATCACCTTGCTGAAAACCCAGGGCACCCTGGAAAAAGCCCTCAAGGCCGACGGCATTGACGTCACCTGGCACGAGTTCCCCAGTGGCCTGCCGCTGCTGGAAGCGCTGAACGTCGGCAACGTCGATATCAGCGCCGATGTGGCTGACACCGTGCCGATCTTCGCCCAGGCCGCCCAGGCCAAACTCACTTACTTCGCTCAGGAGGCGCCGTCGCCGCAAGCGCAGGCGATCGTGGTGCGCAAGGACTCGCCGATCCAGCAACTGGCGGATTTGAAAGGCAAGAAAATCGCCGTGACCAAGGCTGCCGGCACTCACTACCTGCTGATCGCCGCCCTGAACAAGGCGGGCCTGGCGTTCTCGGATATCGAGCCGGCGTACCTGACGCCTGCCGATGGTCGCGCGGCTTTCGAAAACAACAAGGTTGATGCCTGGGTCACCTGGGAACCCTTCCTCACCAGCGTGCAGCGTCAACTGCCCACTCGAACCCTGGCGGACGGTACCGGGCTTGCCAGTTACAAGCGTTATTACCTGACGGGTACGCCTTATGCCAAGGCGCATCCCGAGGTGTTGAACGTGGTTTACGAACAATTGCACCAGGCTGGTGAGTGGGTGAAGAGCCATCCGCGTGATGCCGCGAAAGTGCTGGGGCCGTTGTGGGGCAACCTGGATGTGGACACTGTCGAGGCTGCCAATGCTCATCGCAGTTATGAGGTGCAGCCGGTGGCGCTGGATCAGTTGGGAGAGCAGCAGAAGATTGCAGATGCGTTCTTCAAGGCGGGGTTGTTGCCCAAGGCGGTGGATGCGCGGGATGTGCAGGTGTGGAAGCCTTGATGGTTCACGCTGTGGTTGGGGTGGGTGTATATCCGTTATTTGCGTAACGGCCGCTTATGGTTCCGCTCTTACAGCGGGTCACTTTTGAAAAGCGCAAAAGTAACCAAAACGCTCTGCCCCGCCTGTCGGCGCCTCGCTGTGGCTCGGCGTTCCCTCACTCCGGAATTGCTCCGCGGGCCGCCGCGACGGCCCGTCCCTGGCCCGTCGCGGCTAAACCGGCGTCCTGCCGGTTTACCCGCTCCTCAATCCCTGCGTTCGGCCTCGGGCTGAAGGGGGCAGTCAGATCAAAAGCAAGATCAAGTGCACGGCGGCCTGAGAGCCGACCTGAGTGTTAGAAGCCAGATCAAAAGCCAGAGCGAAAGCAGAGCTGCTTTTCTGTAGGAGCTGGCTTGCCTGCGATGCAGGCGACCCGGTCTTTCAGATACACAGAGGCGATGCCATCGCAGGCAAGCCAGCTCCCACATTGGAACCGTGTCCGCTGTTGATTTGCTGTTGCTTTTAACACTCAAGCCGGCCTGTAGGCCGCTGTGTTCTTGATCTGCTTGTGATCTTGATCTTAGGCGCCCCGTCAACCACGCTGGCCGAACGCAGGTAGTACGGAGCGGGTAAACCGGCAGGACGCCGGTTTAGCCGCGACGGGGCAGGGACGCCCCGTCGCGGCGGCCCGCGCAGTACTACCGGAGTTGAGGGCACACCGAGCCCAAGCGAGGTGCCGAGTGGTGGGGCAAGAGCGTTTTGCTTACTTTTGCGCTGTTCAAAAGTGAGCCGCTGTAAGAGCGGAACCCATTTCAGCAACACCCCAAATAATGGATATACCCCCCCAACTCAACCCAAAAAATTGATCTATCGCGCGCCTCAGCCTTTACGCGTCGCATCATCCAACGCCAGGATGGTATGCGCATTGGTCACCGTTGTAGCCAGGGTATTAATCACCCCCGACCGCAACGCCCCCAACGTCGCCGCCGCCTTGGTGTTTTCACTGGCAATCGCCACCACATCCGGAATCCGGAACAGCTCCTGCACCGTCAACCCGATCACCCGCCCCTGGATGGCGTTGACCGCCGGCTGCCCGTGGATGTCGATAAAGTCATACCCCATCATGTCCCCCACAGTCCCGGACAAACGTGCCTGGGCGATTTCCTGCGGTGAAAACCAACCCATGCGCACCATGTTGCTGTTTTCACTCATGTCACCGATGCCGATCAATGCCATGTCGGCACGGCGGGCGCGGTCGAGTGTGGAACGCACGGTGTCATTGCTGATCAACACCCCGCGCAATTCCGGATTGGCCACCAGCGCCGGGGCGTACAAGCTTTCACTCTCGCCCCCAAAGCGCAGGGCCAGCCGCCGGCAGATGTGGTCGGGGTTCATGTATTCACCGGCCTTGAGCGAAC
This genomic window from Pseudomonas sp. Bout1 contains:
- a CDS encoding sugar-binding transcriptional regulator, translated to MSDSTQRIASDIDLMTEVAMLYYLENVTQEAIAKRFDLSRAKVSRLLKRARDEGIVEVRVLQHPAMNNELEQALVERFQLDRALIAVDHSDPDTQRSAVASLVANYLNKTLSDGMIVAVGMGRNVGAVADNVFLPVTRNCTFVCAIGGSLKAGEYMNPDHICRRLALRFGGESESLYAPALVANPELRGVLISNDTVRSTLDRARRADMALIGIGDMSENSNMVRMGWFSPQEIAQARLSGTVGDMMGYDFIDIHGQPAVNAIQGRVIGLTVQELFRIPDVVAIASENTKAAATLGALRSGVINTLATTVTNAHTILALDDATRKG